A genomic region of Elephas maximus indicus isolate mEleMax1 chromosome 10, mEleMax1 primary haplotype, whole genome shotgun sequence contains the following coding sequences:
- the NGDN gene encoding neuroguidin: protein MSRDPLHRNGFFPGLQTAVVYQIYHGDSVTQEVRHRKGRVCKMAAQEVLESDLPSALTLLKNLQEQVMAVTAQVQALTKKVQAGAYPTEKGLSFLEVKDQLLLMYLMDLSHLILHKASGGSLQGHAAALRLVEIRTVLEKIRPLDQKLKYQIDKLVKTAVTGSLSENDPLRFKPHPSNMMSKLSSEDEEEDEAEEGQSEASGKKSVKGASKKYVPPRLVPVHYDETEAEREKKRLERAKKRALSSSVIRELKEQYSDAPEEIRDARHPHVTRQSQEDQHRVNYEESMMVRLSVSKREKGRRKRASVMSSQLHSLTHFSDISALTGGTPHLDEDQNPIKKRKKILKKGRKKKGFRRRR from the exons atgagtcgggatccactCCACCGCAACGGATTTTTTCCAG GTTTGCAAACTGCGGTTGTCTATCAAATCTATCACGGTGATAGTGTCACTCAGGAAGTACGGCACCGGAAGGGGCGGGTCTGCAAAATGGCGGCGCAG GAGGTGCTAGAGTCAGACCTGCCAAGCGCCCTGACACTTCTGAAAAACCTCCAGGAGCAG GTGATGGCTGTAACTGCTCAAGTGCAAGCGCTGACAAAAAAAGTTCAAGCTGGAGCCTATCCTACAGAGAAG GGTCTCAGCTTCTTGGAAGTGAAAGACCAGCTGCTGCTCATGTACCTTATGGATTTGAGCCACCTCATCTTACACAAAGCCTCAGGAGGGTCTCTTCAGGGACATGCTGCAGCTTTGAGACTGGTGGAGATTCGTACG GTCTTGGAAAAGATTCGTCCCTTGGACCAAAAACTGAAGTATCAAATTGACAAACTGGTCAAGACTGCAGTGACAGGCAGCCTCA GTGAAAATGACCCACTTCGCTTTAAGCCTCATCCCAGCAATATGATGAGCAAG CTGAGCTCAGAGGATGAGGAAGAAGATGAAGCAGAGGAAGGCCAGTCTGAGGCCTCGGGGAAGAAATCTGTAAAAGGAGCATCTAAGAAATATGTTCCTCCACGCTTGGTTCCGGTACATTATG ATGAAACAGAAGCCGAGCGGGAGAAGAAGCGCCTGGAACGAGCCAAGAAACGGGCGTTGAGCAGCTCTGTCATACGGGAACTTAAGGAGCAGTACTCTGATGCTCCAGAGGAAATCCGTGACGCTCGGCATCCTCACGTCACTCGCCAGAGTCAGGAGGACCAACACAG GGTTAACTATGAGGAGAGCATGATGGTGCGTCTAAGTGTCAGTAAGCGAGAGAAAGGGCGGCGAAAACGAGCAAGTGTCATGAGCTCACAACTTCACTCCCTCACGCACTTCAGTGACATCAGTGCTTTGACGGGAGGAACCCCTCATCTTGATGAG GACCAGAATCCTATTAAGAAGCGGAAGAAGATCCTTAAGAAAGGTCGGAAGAAGAAAG GTTTTCGGAGGCGGCGGTGA